In one Bufo gargarizans isolate SCDJY-AF-19 chromosome 11, ASM1485885v1, whole genome shotgun sequence genomic region, the following are encoded:
- the LOC122921791 gene encoding tyrosinase-like, with translation MFTLCTFFVLFLGAVYCQFPRLCTTSAALRSKTCCPPWQDRSPCGSRSGRGQCRDGVVFTPLAASRARQFYDDRLDWPRFYYDRTCECFGNYSGFNCGRCKYGYYGDKCDRKKTVIRKEIRQLSFLERKRFFSYLALAKTTKSADFVILSTGDRHLRDTYHFVDASIYDMFAWIHYYSMKPILLNGTFDFNRNYAHQGPAFPGWHRLGLMFLEGEIQRLTGDEYFALPYYDWRGEKNCSICTNEFFGASNAQGFLDDDSHFAFWKSICSGFDYPDAYCQTAGDQCQMERLHRKPGSDPRVKSFPTFQNVEDTLKWRDFDTFPYNTSARRSFRNAFEGFLRASDGITLERNMHNAVHIYLGGTMAQVPISSNDPIFLMHHGFIDKIYEAWLQKYNATPADYPENDEPGQGPNECTTPYFPCYRNKDFLSSSTKLGYVYSEYQGM, from the exons ATGTTTACGCTGTGTACATTTTTCGTGCTCTTCCTGGGCGCGGTCTACTGTCAGTTCCCGAGGTTATGTACGACAAGTGCAGCTCTTCGGTCAAAGACTTGCTGCCCACCGTGGCAGGATCGCAGCCCCTGTGGATCACGATCTGGCCGTGGCCAGTGCAGAGATGGTGTGGTTTTTACGCCCCTGGCCGCCAGCCGAGCTCGCCAGTTTTACGATGACCGATTGGACTGGCCACGTTTTTACTACGACAGAACTTGTGAATGTTTCGGAAACTACAGCGGCTTTAACTGCGGCCGGTGTAAGTATGGCTACTACGGCGACAAGTGCGATCGCAAAAAGACTGTGATCCGAAAAGAGATCCGCCAGCTCTCGTTTCTGGAAAGGAAGAGGTTTTTTAGTTACTTAGCCTTGGCGAAAACCACAAAAAGTGCCGATTTTGTCATCCTGTCCACGGGGGACAGACACCTCCGGGACACGTACCACTTCGTGGACGCCTCCATTTACGATATGTTTGCCTGGATCCATTATTACTCCATGAAGCCCATTCTACTCAACGGCACATTTGATTTTAACAGAAACTACGCCCATCAAGGTCCGGCCTTCCCCGGCTGGCATCGTTTGGGTCTCATGTTCTTGGAGGGGGAAATTCAGCGCCTGACGGGCGATGAATATTTCGCCCTTCCTTACTATGACTGGAGAGGAGAAAAGAACTGCTCCATCTGCACCAATGAATTTTTTGGCGCAAGCAATGCACAAGGTTTCCTGGACGATGACTCCCACTTCGCATTTTGGAAA TCTATTTGCAGCGGGTTCGATTATCCTGATGCCTATTGCCAAACTGCTGGGGACCAGTGCCAGATGGAGAGACTCCACAGGAAGCCGGGTTCAGATCCCCGGGTAAAAAGTTTCCCCACCTTCCAGAATGTAGAGGACACCCTGAAATGGAGAGACTTTGATACATTCCCCTACAATACTAGTGCACGGAGGAGCTTCCGAAACGCTTTTGAAG GTTTCCTGAGAGCATCGGATGGGATAACACTGGAGCGCAATATGCACAATGCGGTTCACATTTATTTGGGGGGAACGATGGCTCAGGTCCCCATCTCCTCCAACGACCCCATATTCCTGATGCATCACGGCTTCATTGACAA GATATATGAAGCATGGCTGCAGAAATATAACGCGACCCCAGCCGACTACCCAGAAAATGATGAGCCCGGACAGGGCCCCAATGAATGCACCACCCCTTACTTTCCATGTTATAGGAACAAGGATTTTCTGAGCAGTTCTACTAAGCTGGGATACGTGTACTCTGAGTATCAGGGGATGTAA